A single genomic interval of Pontibacter deserti harbors:
- a CDS encoding PD-(D/E)XK nuclease family protein, with protein sequence MEIAEQKTTPVFVKLMPLSDLQALINSHLKKLRNLVSNDKLLKLAYKYTVFQKKEIDIGLNIFQLISSTYYKENFHSDILHAILDPDGRHKEGAMFLHTFIDFINEHSMRVSVRREEYQNAVVERETGRIDISIKDVSSKKAIIIENKINDAVDMERQIPRYVEHLNRRGFEVDLIVYIVLNGNKQPNTHDWSQQERDSILPKVFPVSAYNETPGDFYNGWLTKCEKQTQNIDTLFLLRQYNNLIAHLGGKNMNKPLMEEFLQDMLVEDKYNAAISLNAMLQDLIQYRRDKIIDEFRFSYLPFTRIRDWNNYAVIENYFYKESNFALDVIVEQDRYRAQFFDRNYDKNKAPLSQTNPATAVLEKLNILSDFAVAGDRWEKHFLFPSQEKELYEFIAAFISQLKKYNELPVLTEQ encoded by the coding sequence ATGGAAATAGCGGAACAGAAAACTACCCCAGTTTTTGTAAAACTGATGCCTTTATCTGATTTACAGGCTTTAATCAACAGTCATCTGAAAAAACTGAGGAATCTTGTTTCGAATGATAAGCTTTTAAAGCTGGCTTATAAATACACTGTTTTTCAGAAGAAGGAAATTGATATCGGGTTAAATATATTCCAGCTGATTTCCAGTACTTACTATAAAGAAAATTTTCACAGCGACATTCTGCATGCCATATTAGACCCGGATGGCCGGCATAAGGAAGGTGCAATGTTCCTGCATACTTTTATTGATTTCATTAATGAACACTCCATGAGGGTATCTGTAAGAAGAGAAGAGTATCAGAATGCTGTAGTTGAAAGAGAAACAGGAAGGATTGACATATCAATTAAAGATGTAAGCAGTAAGAAAGCAATAATCATCGAAAACAAAATCAATGATGCCGTTGATATGGAAAGGCAAATACCAAGGTATGTTGAGCATTTAAACCGCCGTGGCTTTGAAGTTGATTTAATTGTTTACATCGTTCTGAATGGCAATAAACAACCCAATACACATGACTGGAGCCAGCAAGAAAGAGACAGCATACTTCCTAAGGTATTCCCGGTTTCAGCTTATAATGAAACACCTGGAGATTTTTATAATGGGTGGCTGACCAAATGTGAAAAGCAAACTCAAAACATAGATACACTCTTTTTATTAAGACAGTACAACAATCTAATTGCACACTTAGGAGGAAAAAATATGAACAAGCCCTTAATGGAAGAATTTCTGCAGGATATGTTAGTTGAAGACAAATACAATGCAGCTATCTCATTAAATGCAATGCTGCAAGACCTGATCCAATACAGAAGAGATAAAATAATAGATGAATTCAGATTTAGCTATTTGCCATTTACCCGGATAAGAGACTGGAATAACTATGCTGTTATAGAAAATTACTTTTATAAGGAAAGTAATTTTGCCTTAGATGTTATAGTTGAGCAAGACAGGTACCGGGCTCAGTTTTTTGATAGAAACTATGATAAAAATAAAGCACCTTTATCTCAAACTAATCCAGCAACAGCAGTGCTGGAAAAGCTTAATATATTAAGTGATTTTGCCGTAGCCGGCGACAGATGGGAAAAACATTTTCTCTTTCCTTCGCAAGAAAAGGAGTTATATGAATTTATAGCTGCTTTTATTTCCCAACTTAAGAAATACAATGAATTGCCCGTACTAACTGAGCAATGA
- a CDS encoding DNA/RNA non-specific endonuclease → MSRRNLLYPFFIALFLLSCKETEVAPQQSSSLDGTHLLLGNPNGATSDAINFNNYLIERPQYTLSYSRDRGTPNWVSWYVGMEWLGTADRQDDFRADQNLPADWYKVAATSYTGSGFDRGHNTPSADRTKTVEDNSATFLMTNMIPQAPNHNRQTWANLEDYTRNLVDDGMEVYVMMGSYGSGGTGSNGLAQTIDQGRVTVPNRIWKVLVILPEGANDLSRINSTTRVIAVDTPNNNSISSDWGAYRTTVDAIETATGYNLLSNVARDIQEVLERQTDRGPTR, encoded by the coding sequence ATGTCAAGAAGAAATCTCCTCTACCCATTCTTCATAGCCCTGTTCCTGCTAAGTTGTAAGGAAACAGAAGTAGCTCCACAGCAGTCATCATCTCTTGATGGTACGCATTTGCTGCTAGGCAATCCAAATGGTGCGACAAGTGATGCTATTAACTTTAATAATTACCTGATAGAAAGACCACAATATACGCTGTCTTACAGTCGCGACAGGGGAACACCTAACTGGGTAAGCTGGTATGTGGGTATGGAATGGTTAGGTACAGCAGACAGGCAGGATGATTTCAGAGCTGACCAGAATCTGCCTGCAGATTGGTACAAGGTAGCTGCTACCAGTTATACAGGTAGTGGCTTTGATCGTGGCCATAATACACCCTCTGCAGATAGAACCAAGACTGTAGAAGATAACTCTGCCACCTTCCTGATGACCAACATGATTCCACAAGCCCCTAACCATAATCGTCAGACCTGGGCTAATCTGGAAGATTATACTCGTAATTTAGTTGATGATGGCATGGAAGTGTATGTGATGATGGGAAGCTATGGAAGCGGTGGCACAGGCAGCAATGGGTTGGCGCAGACGATAGACCAGGGCAGGGTGACAGTGCCTAACCGCATCTGGAAAGTACTGGTCATACTTCCTGAAGGGGCGAATGATCTGAGCAGAATTAATTCAACAACCAGGGTGATTGCAGTGGATACGCCGAACAACAACTCCATCAGCTCTGACTGGGGAGCCTATCGAACCACTGTTGATGCGATAGAGACTGCCACAGGGTATAACCTGCTTTCCAACGTAGCCAGGGATATACAGGAGGTTCTGGAGAGACAGACTGACCGAGGCCCGACAAGGTAA
- a CDS encoding LexA family protein → MSNAKVISISSQILELFDFDFLDHLKVPIYASYISAGFPSPADDYLEDRIDLSKYLVQNPTSTFMMRVKGNSMQDANIHDGDILVIDRSLKAADGLPVVCFLDGEFTVKTFRKVNGKAFLYPANPAYKPIEVTEEMDMRVWGVVVWVLHKPVKL, encoded by the coding sequence ATGAGCAATGCCAAAGTTATCTCTATTTCTTCCCAAATCTTGGAGTTATTTGACTTCGATTTTCTAGACCATCTTAAAGTTCCTATATATGCTTCCTATATTTCAGCAGGTTTCCCATCTCCAGCTGACGATTATCTGGAAGACAGAATTGACCTGAGCAAATACCTGGTACAAAATCCTACATCTACCTTTATGATGCGTGTAAAGGGTAACTCCATGCAGGATGCTAACATTCATGATGGGGACATTCTGGTAATTGACAGGTCACTGAAGGCAGCAGATGGCCTGCCTGTTGTTTGCTTTTTAGATGGCGAATTCACAGTAAAGACCTTCAGGAAGGTAAATGGTAAAGCATTTCTATATCCTGCAAACCCTGCCTATAAACCAATCGAAGTAACAGAGGAAATGGATATGCGTGTCTGGGGTGTTGTAGTATGGGTACTGCACAAGCCTGTGAAGCTATGA
- a CDS encoding SIMPL domain-containing protein, protein MKRKLQITGKGMLAVAPDIIILSFIASSQEWEYEKTVSALNEKVEELRVILEQEGIERANLKTKDFSIRKETVWDKKAEKYEFNGFKASHNLELELPLEKALINSLLSQIANRLDNLDFSISFGVKDASAHQQQLILQAIAKAKENASLIAEATGVTLMEIIDIDYSYRELTIRSQRYDYPVYEADMLMTTADAAPDFEPDDIDVAETVTITWRIE, encoded by the coding sequence ATGAAAAGAAAACTTCAGATTACAGGCAAAGGGATGCTCGCTGTGGCGCCCGATATTATCATCCTCTCCTTTATTGCTTCCTCTCAGGAATGGGAGTATGAAAAGACTGTTTCTGCCCTGAATGAGAAGGTGGAAGAGCTGCGCGTGATCCTAGAGCAGGAAGGCATTGAGCGGGCAAATCTGAAGACCAAAGACTTCAGTATCCGGAAAGAGACAGTTTGGGACAAGAAGGCCGAGAAATACGAGTTCAACGGTTTTAAAGCCTCTCACAACTTGGAGTTGGAGCTGCCGCTTGAAAAAGCTCTTATCAATAGCTTATTAAGCCAAATCGCAAATCGGTTAGACAACTTGGACTTCAGCATCTCGTTCGGGGTGAAAGACGCTTCCGCTCACCAGCAGCAGCTCATTTTGCAGGCTATCGCCAAGGCCAAAGAAAACGCCTCGTTAATCGCAGAGGCTACGGGAGTAACATTGATGGAAATCATAGACATTGACTACTCTTACCGGGAGCTGACTATCCGCTCCCAGCGTTATGACTATCCCGTCTATGAGGCAGATATGCTCATGACCACAGCCGATGCAGCCCCTGATTTTGAGCCGGATGACATAGATGTTGCCGAAACGGTGACTATTACCTGGAGAATAGAGTAG
- a CDS encoding SOS response-associated peptidase has protein sequence MCGRYSVIPKAKGKSRVSKLLENHVKEANYNAAPSQKLPVVTNDHPNEIQFFSWGLQPFWAKDAKAVKRSINARAETLTDKPSFRNLLKSKRCLVPADGFYEWQVTEQGKVPYRILLKNEELFSFAGLWDEWLDKSTGELLHTYTIITTEANELVKPIHDRMPVMLSPEAEQLWLNEHETQEDLLSLLKPYKADEMKAYTISSLVNSPLNNVPEVLNSL, from the coding sequence ATGTGTGGAAGATATTCAGTTATTCCAAAAGCGAAGGGTAAATCACGTGTTTCCAAGCTCCTCGAAAACCACGTAAAGGAGGCTAACTACAACGCTGCCCCATCTCAAAAGCTGCCTGTAGTAACTAATGACCACCCCAACGAAATACAGTTCTTTTCCTGGGGCCTGCAGCCCTTCTGGGCGAAGGATGCTAAAGCAGTCAAACGTTCTATCAATGCTAGGGCTGAAACCCTGACTGACAAGCCTTCCTTTAGAAACCTGCTCAAATCAAAGCGATGCCTGGTGCCAGCTGATGGTTTTTACGAATGGCAGGTTACTGAACAGGGAAAGGTGCCTTACAGAATCCTGCTGAAGAACGAAGAACTGTTTTCATTCGCAGGTTTATGGGATGAGTGGCTGGATAAAAGCACAGGCGAGTTATTGCATACCTATACTATCATTACAACAGAAGCTAACGAGTTGGTGAAGCCTATCCATGATCGTATGCCAGTGATGCTATCACCAGAAGCTGAACAGTTATGGCTGAACGAGCATGAAACGCAGGAGGACTTGTTATCGCTATTAAAGCCTTACAAAGCTGATGAAATGAAAGCTTACACAATATCCTCTTTAGTAAACTCTCCCCTGAACAATGTACCAGAAGTGTTGAACTCGTTATAA
- a CDS encoding Y-family DNA polymerase yields MTSLFALCDCNNFYASCERVFDPSLNGKPVVVLSNNDGCVIARSNEAKAIGIEMGEPFFKIRNMVEHQQLHAFSSNYVLYGDMSDRVMQTLSLFTPNVEVYSIDECFLDLGDFYDVDLFSYAWEIKRTVTQWTGIPVSLGVAPTKALAKVANKLAKKSAKANGVLVLTEPYHIERALEATKIEDVWGIGRQYAKFLKNHKIDTALDFINASENWIRKHMTVVGVRLHRELRGESCLELDEVAPPKKGICTSRSFGKKLTSFDDVLEATASYAAKCARKLRNQRSCAKVVTVFVQTNPFSENDRQYYNSKTICMPVATNSDIELIHYATIALKAIFKPHYWYKKSGVIVTEIVPEHQIQFDLLDTVDRDKHTSLMKVMDTLTDRFGRSKVQVAVQGIDKSWILKSDYKSPCYTTRITELPIVYSQK; encoded by the coding sequence ATGACAAGTCTATTTGCCCTCTGCGACTGCAACAACTTCTATGCTTCTTGCGAGCGTGTTTTTGATCCCTCCCTGAATGGTAAGCCTGTAGTGGTGCTGAGCAACAACGATGGGTGCGTGATTGCCAGAAGCAATGAAGCTAAAGCCATAGGTATTGAAATGGGTGAGCCATTTTTCAAGATCAGAAACATGGTAGAGCACCAGCAATTGCATGCCTTTTCATCCAACTATGTGCTATATGGAGATATGTCAGACAGGGTGATGCAGACCTTATCGCTATTTACGCCTAACGTGGAAGTATATTCTATTGATGAATGCTTCCTGGACTTGGGTGACTTTTACGATGTGGACTTGTTTAGTTATGCCTGGGAGATAAAGCGTACTGTAACACAATGGACTGGCATTCCTGTCAGCTTGGGAGTAGCTCCTACAAAGGCCTTGGCCAAGGTCGCTAATAAGCTGGCCAAGAAGTCTGCTAAAGCCAATGGGGTGTTGGTTTTGACAGAACCATACCACATTGAGAGAGCACTGGAAGCAACCAAGATCGAAGATGTCTGGGGTATTGGAAGGCAGTATGCGAAGTTCCTCAAGAATCACAAGATCGATACTGCCCTTGACTTTATCAACGCATCTGAGAACTGGATCAGAAAGCATATGACTGTGGTTGGTGTCAGACTACATAGGGAACTACGTGGTGAATCGTGCTTGGAGCTGGATGAAGTTGCACCACCTAAAAAGGGAATCTGCACCTCCAGGAGCTTTGGCAAGAAGCTAACCTCTTTTGATGATGTACTCGAAGCTACAGCCAGCTATGCAGCCAAGTGTGCCAGGAAACTCAGAAATCAAAGGAGCTGTGCCAAGGTGGTAACTGTATTTGTTCAGACCAACCCTTTCTCTGAAAACGACAGACAATACTACAACAGCAAGACCATTTGTATGCCTGTAGCCACTAACTCAGACATAGAACTAATCCATTATGCTACAATAGCGCTCAAAGCGATCTTTAAACCACACTACTGGTACAAGAAGAGTGGGGTGATCGTAACGGAGATCGTGCCTGAACATCAAATACAATTTGATCTGCTTGACACTGTAGACAGAGACAAGCATACCAGTCTAATGAAGGTGATGGATACCTTGACTGACAGGTTTGGCAGAAGCAAGGTGCAGGTGGCAGTACAAGGCATCGACAAGAGTTGGATTCTAAAATCTGATTACAAATCGCCCTGCTACACTACCAGGATAACTGAGTTACCAATAGTGTACAGCCAAAAGTAG
- a CDS encoding DUF3871 family protein, with protein sequence MRHSLIRVTPQSEPRLTVSSSKEAKATPSVSSAFIEANTVEVVLPELQQEHIIPVYVKDNEPLISQADFIRTTQAAASAIFSGERIKAPQIRCSHPIKGRIPEAKDKPADQLQDWERTLYYERMMFLLEIPSIVNSIDGNQLTLTIGGVKAYNLDNLYNKKGAAEHFKVFIGFNNLVCTNLCVRTDGYLADFKASHVDQLYVGIYSLLSSYDQHQHLKQMQSLTECSITEQQFAQLLGRCRMYQHLPAEGKKQIPPLLYGDSQLTAVCRDYYRDPSFCKQEDRDISLWKLYNLLTGANKSTYIDQFLDRSVNALDFASQIQGAIQGNASSWYIS encoded by the coding sequence ATGAGACATTCGCTTATCAGGGTTACACCCCAATCAGAGCCCAGGCTTACAGTTAGCAGCAGCAAGGAGGCAAAAGCAACCCCTTCCGTCTCTTCTGCTTTTATAGAGGCCAACACCGTAGAAGTTGTTCTGCCTGAGCTGCAGCAGGAGCATATCATTCCTGTCTATGTGAAGGACAACGAGCCGCTGATCAGCCAGGCTGACTTCATCCGCACGACACAGGCAGCAGCCTCGGCCATCTTCAGCGGCGAGCGAATCAAGGCTCCTCAGATCAGGTGCAGCCACCCCATCAAAGGAAGAATTCCGGAGGCGAAGGACAAGCCCGCAGACCAGCTGCAGGACTGGGAGAGAACGTTATACTACGAGCGCATGATGTTTCTCCTGGAGATCCCATCCATCGTTAACTCCATAGACGGCAACCAGCTAACCCTGACCATTGGAGGCGTAAAGGCTTACAACCTGGATAACCTCTACAACAAGAAGGGCGCTGCTGAGCACTTCAAAGTGTTCATCGGCTTCAACAACCTGGTATGCACCAACCTGTGCGTCAGAACAGATGGCTATCTGGCTGATTTCAAGGCAAGCCATGTGGATCAGCTTTATGTTGGCATTTACAGCCTCCTCAGCTCGTACGACCAGCACCAGCACCTGAAACAGATGCAAAGTTTGACAGAGTGTTCTATCACAGAACAGCAGTTTGCACAGCTGCTGGGGCGCTGCAGGATGTACCAGCACCTTCCGGCTGAGGGGAAGAAGCAGATCCCTCCTCTATTATATGGAGACTCCCAGCTGACCGCTGTCTGCCGGGACTATTACAGGGACCCCAGCTTCTGCAAGCAGGAAGACAGAGACATCAGCCTGTGGAAGCTCTACAACCTGTTGACCGGAGCCAATAAGTCTACTTACATCGACCAATTCCTCGACCGCTCTGTCAATGCGCTGGACTTCGCATCCCAGATACAGGGAGCTATACAAGGCAATGCCTCCAGCTGGTACATCAGCTGA